One window of Myxococcus fulvus genomic DNA carries:
- the treZ gene encoding malto-oligosyltrehalose trehalohydrolase, whose translation MTWRGTLGARPVGQDGTHFRVWAPSRRMVEVSVQGAARPLPLVRDARGYFEGVHPVPVGARYKYRLDDREEFPDPASRFQPDGPHGHSEVVDPWAHAWSDGDWKGLTSMRGQVLYELHLGTFTPEGTYAAAIEKLPLLAELGITCLELMPLHTCPGRFNWGYDGAQLFAPHPAYGRPESLRAFVEAAHRLGIGVVLDVVYNHLGPDGNYLAQYAPGYFTKKYENEWGEPTNFDDGEHAGPSREFFVENACAWMAEYHFDGLRLDATQSLYDDGPRHIVQVITQAAREAAGGRGVLIIAENEPQDELCVRAPERGGWGADGLWVDDFHHSARVAATGRAEAYLQDYRGNAQELLSCVLRNSLYQGQYYRWQKKARGCPLWRVPASACVFYLQNHDQLANMLGGHRLHHVGGERRARVLTMLWLLSPQTPMFFMGQEWFASSPFHYFVDHKPELQAVVRQGRDAFIGQFESARHALEREGYEEHVDERAFRRSQLDWTERERRVGPLTLHRELLRLRREDPVLARQDGSQLMGAVLSESAFLLRYLGGDEEGDRLLLVNLGSELELSPCPEPLLAPPRDEGWRLGLSSEEVRFGGTGSCSLDSLRVETSWRVPGMTALWMTSARESRTGPGPRMAG comes from the coding sequence ATGACGTGGCGAGGGACGTTGGGGGCCAGGCCCGTGGGGCAGGACGGCACGCACTTTCGAGTCTGGGCGCCAAGCCGACGGATGGTCGAGGTCTCGGTCCAGGGCGCGGCGCGCCCGTTGCCCCTCGTCCGGGATGCACGAGGCTACTTCGAGGGTGTCCATCCGGTGCCGGTGGGCGCGCGGTACAAGTACCGGCTCGATGACCGCGAGGAGTTCCCCGACCCCGCCTCCCGCTTCCAGCCCGACGGGCCGCACGGCCACAGCGAGGTGGTGGACCCGTGGGCGCACGCGTGGAGCGACGGAGACTGGAAGGGGCTCACCTCCATGCGAGGACAGGTGCTGTACGAGCTGCACCTGGGCACCTTCACGCCCGAGGGCACGTACGCGGCAGCCATCGAGAAGCTGCCCCTGCTCGCGGAGCTGGGCATCACCTGTCTGGAGTTGATGCCGCTGCACACGTGTCCCGGCCGCTTCAACTGGGGCTATGACGGCGCGCAGCTCTTCGCGCCCCATCCCGCCTACGGCCGCCCCGAGTCGCTGCGAGCCTTCGTGGAGGCCGCGCACCGGCTGGGCATCGGCGTGGTGCTGGACGTCGTCTACAACCACCTGGGGCCGGACGGGAACTACCTGGCCCAGTACGCCCCCGGCTACTTCACGAAGAAGTACGAGAACGAGTGGGGCGAGCCGACGAACTTCGATGACGGCGAGCACGCGGGCCCCAGTCGCGAGTTCTTCGTCGAGAACGCGTGCGCGTGGATGGCCGAGTACCACTTCGATGGCCTGCGCCTGGACGCGACGCAGAGCCTCTACGACGACGGGCCCCGGCACATCGTCCAGGTCATCACCCAGGCGGCGCGCGAGGCGGCCGGCGGACGCGGGGTGCTCATCATCGCGGAGAACGAGCCGCAGGATGAGCTGTGCGTGCGCGCGCCGGAGCGCGGCGGCTGGGGCGCGGATGGGCTCTGGGTGGATGACTTCCACCACTCGGCCCGTGTCGCGGCCACCGGGCGCGCGGAGGCCTACCTGCAGGACTACCGAGGCAACGCGCAGGAGCTGTTGTCGTGCGTGCTGCGCAACTCGCTCTACCAGGGCCAGTACTACCGCTGGCAGAAGAAGGCCCGCGGCTGTCCCCTCTGGCGCGTGCCCGCGAGCGCGTGTGTCTTCTACCTCCAGAACCACGACCAGCTGGCCAACATGCTCGGAGGCCATCGGCTGCACCACGTGGGCGGCGAGCGCCGGGCGCGGGTGCTCACGATGCTGTGGCTCTTGTCGCCCCAGACGCCCATGTTCTTCATGGGGCAGGAGTGGTTCGCCAGCTCCCCGTTCCACTACTTCGTGGACCACAAGCCGGAGCTGCAGGCGGTGGTGCGCCAGGGACGCGACGCGTTCATCGGCCAGTTCGAGAGCGCGCGCCACGCCCTGGAGCGCGAGGGGTACGAGGAGCACGTGGATGAGCGGGCCTTCCGCCGCTCCCAGCTCGATTGGACGGAGCGGGAGCGCCGCGTGGGGCCGCTCACGCTGCACCGGGAGCTGCTCCGCCTGCGCCGCGAGGACCCGGTGCTCGCCCGGCAGGACGGCAGCCAGCTGATGGGGGCCGTCCTCTCCGAGAGCGCCTTCCTGCTGCGCTACCTGGGGGGCGACGAGGAGGGGGACCGGCTGCTGCTCGTCAACCTGGGGAGCGAGCTGGAGCTGTCTCCCTGCCCCGAGCCGTTGTTGGCCCCACCCCGGGATGAAGGGTGGCGTCTCGGACTGTCCAGTGAAGAGGTTCGATTCGGAGGGACAGGCTCTTGCTCACTGGATTCACTGAGGGTCGAGACGTCGTGGCGCGTGCCGGGGATGACCGCCCTGTGGATGACGAGCGCTCGGGAGAGCAGGACCGGCCCCGGGCCTCGGATGGCAGGATGA
- a CDS encoding DUF192 domain-containing protein: protein MRWKVTNETRQKPLADRAEKATSFAHRFKGLMGRTELPVGEGLHIQPCNSIHTFFMRIPIDVAFLDAQGRIVKQMMALPPWRATSVYLQARSVLELPAGVLAASGTQEGDRLTFEPASPPPMSPG from the coding sequence ATGCGCTGGAAGGTGACCAACGAGACGCGGCAGAAGCCGCTGGCGGACCGGGCGGAGAAGGCCACGTCCTTCGCCCACCGCTTCAAGGGGTTGATGGGCCGCACCGAGCTGCCCGTGGGCGAGGGCCTCCACATCCAGCCCTGTAACTCCATCCACACGTTCTTCATGCGCATTCCCATCGACGTGGCCTTCCTGGACGCCCAGGGGCGCATCGTCAAGCAGATGATGGCCCTGCCCCCCTGGCGGGCCACCTCCGTGTACCTGCAGGCACGCTCCGTCCTGGAGCTGCCCGCGGGCGTGCTCGCCGCAAGCGGCACCCAGGAAGGGGACCGCTTGACCTTCGAGCCTGCCTCCCCTCCTCCGATGTCCCCTGGCTGA
- a CDS encoding nucleotidyltransferase family protein yields MKAMVLCAGLGTRLRPLTERWPKPALPLLGQPLLRYHLAVLKAAGVTAVGINTHHLPDTMEAVAREECARAGLPLHVVREPVIQGTGGGIRGLRDFLSDGDFLVFNGDILYPVDLRPVVAMHQASGALATMVLQPMPEGEKYAAVELDGAGQVQRIAGHGPGGEGLTPWHFTGVHVMSPRVFDFMTAEGPEDINREVYVRAMSAGQVVRGVRVDGYWSDLGTPSRYLATVRDVLAGQVRLEWLGAASPLAGTVRGPGTSWAHPEADVRAARVEGPAFFERGVSLAEGVVVGAGVSLGAEVKVGAGARLSRAAVFERTEIAPGETLEEVLAWKQHRIPAPLTGR; encoded by the coding sequence ATGAAGGCGATGGTCCTCTGCGCGGGGCTGGGCACGCGGCTGCGTCCGCTGACGGAACGCTGGCCCAAGCCAGCGCTGCCGCTGTTGGGGCAGCCGCTCTTGCGCTACCACCTGGCGGTGCTGAAGGCCGCGGGCGTGACGGCGGTGGGCATCAACACGCACCACCTGCCGGACACGATGGAGGCGGTGGCGCGCGAGGAGTGCGCTCGCGCGGGGCTTCCGCTGCACGTCGTTCGCGAGCCCGTCATCCAGGGCACGGGTGGAGGCATCCGGGGCCTGAGGGACTTCCTCTCGGACGGGGACTTCCTCGTCTTCAACGGCGACATCCTCTACCCGGTGGACCTGCGGCCCGTGGTCGCCATGCACCAGGCGTCCGGTGCGCTGGCGACCATGGTGCTGCAGCCCATGCCAGAGGGGGAGAAGTACGCGGCGGTGGAGCTGGACGGCGCGGGGCAGGTCCAGCGCATCGCGGGCCACGGCCCCGGGGGCGAGGGCCTGACGCCGTGGCACTTCACGGGTGTGCACGTGATGTCTCCGCGCGTCTTCGACTTCATGACGGCCGAGGGCCCCGAGGACATCAACCGCGAGGTCTACGTGCGCGCGATGTCGGCGGGGCAGGTGGTGCGGGGCGTCCGCGTGGATGGGTACTGGTCCGATTTGGGCACGCCGTCGCGCTACCTGGCCACGGTGCGTGACGTGCTCGCGGGGCAGGTGCGGCTGGAGTGGCTGGGCGCGGCCTCGCCGCTCGCGGGGACGGTGCGTGGGCCCGGCACGTCGTGGGCGCATCCGGAGGCGGACGTGCGCGCCGCGCGAGTGGAGGGCCCCGCGTTCTTCGAGCGGGGTGTGTCGCTCGCGGAGGGGGTCGTCGTGGGCGCGGGCGTGTCGCTCGGCGCCGAGGTGAAGGTGGGCGCGGGGGCCCGGCTCAGCCGCGCCGCCGTGTTCGAGCGGACGGAGATTGCCCCGGGCGAGACGCTCGAGGAGGTCCTCGCCTGGAAGCAGCACCGGATTCCCGCGCCGCTCACGGGGCGCTGA
- a CDS encoding amylo-alpha-1,6-glucosidase, with protein sequence MRGLPEVKFGWPGGAPATEVLGREWLVTNGLGGYASSTLAGVNARRYHGLFIPNLPEKGRTVMLSRLIETARVEGQVYRLEGEVRADGTLAGDTSLLRGFRLDGLIPEWDYVLGPTRLRRRLVMVHGENTLFIEWAHLSGPAVKLRLRPFPTFRIHEHDFPHGYCQPKVVLQGERIEMCAEKDAEPLRLRLYSEGSVPFVALPEISPPILYRTERARGMPHVETQASPGYFECTVKPGGRLALGATVQDWAVLDRDPAISFDMEREREWRLLERAPTQARKDTAARLVLAADQFIVDPMRPRDDAWARAIGEDARSVIAGYPWFTDWGRDTMISLEGLTVSTGRLREAAAILRTFRHHIRDGLLPNLFPEGEAEGLYHTADATLWFFHAVDRYVTASKDEELLREFFPTLEDIVQKHLKGTRHNIRIDPDDGLLTQGEQGYQLTWMDAKVDGWVVTPRRGKAVELNALWFNAMRLMEEWAVRLGVDPVPYAQAAERAQASFNQRFWNARAGCLFDVVDAEGGGNDEAVRPNQIFALSLKYPVLEQDKWAAVLRKVEVELLTPVGLRSLAADHSDYKATYDGDLRARDAAYHQGTVWSWLIGHYVDAALRVQPDRAHLRDVMDGLEAHLRQAGVGQVSEIFDATPPFRPRGCIAQAWGVAEALRVFLRTA encoded by the coding sequence ATGCGCGGACTGCCAGAGGTGAAGTTCGGATGGCCCGGGGGCGCCCCGGCCACGGAGGTGCTCGGTCGGGAGTGGCTGGTGACGAATGGCCTGGGGGGCTACGCGTCCAGCACCCTGGCCGGCGTCAACGCGCGCCGCTACCACGGCCTGTTCATCCCCAACCTGCCGGAGAAGGGCCGCACCGTCATGCTGTCGCGGCTCATCGAGACGGCCCGGGTGGAGGGGCAGGTGTACAGGTTGGAGGGCGAGGTGCGCGCGGACGGGACGCTGGCGGGCGACACGTCGCTCTTGCGCGGCTTCCGGCTCGACGGCCTCATCCCCGAGTGGGACTACGTGCTGGGGCCCACGCGGCTTCGGCGCAGGCTGGTGATGGTGCATGGCGAGAACACGCTCTTCATCGAGTGGGCGCACCTGTCCGGGCCCGCCGTGAAGCTGCGCTTGCGGCCCTTCCCCACGTTCCGTATCCACGAGCACGACTTCCCCCACGGCTACTGCCAGCCCAAGGTCGTGCTCCAGGGCGAGCGCATCGAGATGTGCGCCGAGAAGGACGCGGAGCCCCTGCGCCTGCGGCTGTACTCGGAAGGCTCGGTGCCCTTCGTGGCGCTGCCGGAAATCTCGCCGCCCATCCTGTACCGCACCGAGCGGGCGCGCGGGATGCCGCACGTGGAGACGCAGGCGAGCCCCGGCTACTTCGAGTGCACGGTGAAGCCTGGAGGCCGGCTGGCGCTGGGCGCCACGGTGCAGGACTGGGCGGTGTTGGACCGGGACCCGGCCATCAGCTTCGACATGGAGCGGGAGCGCGAGTGGCGCCTGTTGGAGCGGGCGCCGACCCAGGCGCGCAAGGACACGGCGGCGCGGCTGGTGCTCGCGGCGGACCAGTTCATCGTGGACCCCATGCGTCCGCGCGACGACGCGTGGGCGCGGGCCATCGGCGAGGATGCGCGCAGCGTCATCGCCGGCTACCCGTGGTTCACGGACTGGGGCCGCGACACGATGATTTCGCTCGAGGGCCTGACGGTGTCCACGGGGCGCCTGCGCGAGGCGGCGGCGATTCTGCGCACGTTCCGCCACCACATCCGCGACGGCCTGTTGCCCAACCTCTTCCCGGAGGGCGAGGCGGAAGGGCTCTACCACACGGCCGACGCGACGCTCTGGTTCTTCCACGCGGTGGACCGCTACGTCACGGCGTCCAAGGACGAGGAGCTGTTGCGCGAGTTCTTCCCCACGCTGGAGGACATCGTCCAGAAGCACCTGAAGGGCACCCGCCACAACATCCGCATCGACCCGGACGACGGGCTGCTGACGCAGGGCGAGCAGGGCTACCAGCTCACCTGGATGGACGCGAAGGTGGACGGCTGGGTGGTGACGCCCCGGCGCGGGAAGGCGGTGGAGCTCAACGCGCTGTGGTTCAACGCGATGAGGCTGATGGAGGAGTGGGCCGTGCGGCTGGGCGTGGACCCCGTGCCCTACGCCCAGGCCGCCGAGCGCGCGCAGGCCTCCTTCAACCAGCGCTTCTGGAACGCCCGCGCGGGGTGCCTGTTCGACGTGGTGGACGCCGAGGGCGGAGGCAACGACGAGGCCGTGCGGCCGAATCAAATCTTCGCCCTCTCGCTCAAGTACCCGGTGCTCGAGCAGGACAAGTGGGCCGCGGTGCTGCGCAAGGTGGAGGTGGAGCTGCTCACCCCCGTGGGGCTGCGCTCCCTGGCGGCGGACCACTCCGACTACAAGGCCACCTACGACGGCGACTTGCGCGCGCGCGACGCGGCGTACCATCAGGGCACGGTGTGGAGCTGGCTCATCGGCCACTACGTGGACGCGGCGCTGAGGGTGCAGCCGGACCGCGCCCACCTGCGCGACGTCATGGACGGCCTGGAGGCGCACCTGCGCCAGGCGGGTGTGGGGCAGGTGAGCGAAATCTTCGACGCCACGCCCCCCTTCCGTCCCAGGGGCTGCATCGCCCAGGCGTGGGGCGTGGCGGAGGCGCTGCGCGTCTTCCTGCGGACCGCCTGA
- a CDS encoding tRNA (cytidine(34)-2'-O)-methyltransferase: protein MLEPLARPLHLVLVSPQIPPNTGNVARLCAVTGCRLILVEPLGFSIDDRQLKRAGLDYWDKVFLRLYPTYGAYVEAYPEARRWLFSARAETSLFEARFEAGDHLVFGSEVTGLLPEVMEGGTGTAVTIPMLEGVRSMNLSTAVGVGTYEALRQVCFSGVGRRAPSAS from the coding sequence ATGCTCGAGCCCCTGGCGCGTCCTCTGCATCTGGTCCTGGTCTCTCCCCAGATTCCCCCCAACACGGGCAACGTGGCCCGGCTCTGCGCGGTGACGGGCTGCCGGCTCATCCTGGTGGAGCCCCTGGGGTTCTCCATCGATGACCGCCAGCTCAAGCGGGCGGGGTTGGACTACTGGGACAAGGTATTTCTCCGCCTGTACCCGACGTACGGGGCCTACGTGGAGGCGTATCCGGAGGCGCGGCGGTGGTTGTTCTCGGCGCGGGCCGAGACGTCGTTGTTCGAGGCGCGGTTCGAGGCGGGGGACCACCTGGTGTTCGGCTCGGAGGTGACGGGGTTGTTGCCGGAGGTGATGGAGGGGGGGACGGGGACGGCGGTGACGATTCCGATGTTGGAGGGGGTTCGGAGCATGAACCTGTCCACGGCGGTGGGGGTGGGGACGTACGAGGCGCTGCGACAGGTCTGTTTCAGCGGGGTGGGCAGGCGGGCACCCTCGGCAAGTTGA
- a CDS encoding pyridoxal-phosphate dependent enzyme: MDIHDNILSAIGNTPLVKLNKLVGPNDATVLVKCEFMNPGASIKDRMALYIIEKAEREGKLKPGGTIVENTSGNTGMGVALAAAVKGYKCIFTMPDKMSLEKINRLKALGAQVVVTPTNVPAEDPRSYYETAKRLHRETPGAFMLNQYHNPDNIEAHYSLTGPEIFEQTGGKVDYFVSGLGTGGTMSGAGKFLKEKIPGLKNVGVDPEGSVYEGYFKTGKLTEPHVYKVEGIGEDMLCGAMDFKVVDDVRQVDDRQCFAAARRLAREEGIFAGGSSGAAVHVAVQLAKEVGKGKTIVVVLPDSGSSYISKFHSDEWMRDNGFAEDKGTGTVRDILGSKQRDVKTARKGDRVDQVVETMRGHGISQMPVVTEDGRAVGMVHEYDLLNALVAGKVKFADSIDAIVAPLQGALSLDTSIARLREVFAQDNVAVVKDGEKVVAIVTKIDLIDFLHRTAA, from the coding sequence ATGGACATCCACGACAACATCCTCAGCGCGATTGGCAACACGCCGCTCGTCAAGCTCAACAAGCTCGTCGGTCCCAACGACGCGACCGTGCTCGTGAAGTGCGAGTTCATGAACCCCGGCGCGTCCATCAAGGACCGCATGGCGCTGTACATCATCGAGAAGGCCGAGCGGGAGGGGAAGCTCAAGCCCGGCGGCACCATCGTGGAGAACACGTCCGGCAACACCGGCATGGGCGTGGCGCTGGCGGCAGCGGTGAAGGGCTACAAGTGCATCTTCACCATGCCGGACAAGATGTCCCTGGAGAAGATCAACCGCCTGAAGGCGCTGGGCGCGCAGGTGGTGGTGACGCCGACGAACGTGCCGGCCGAGGACCCGCGCAGCTATTACGAGACGGCCAAGCGCCTGCACCGTGAGACGCCGGGCGCGTTCATGCTGAACCAGTACCACAACCCCGACAACATCGAGGCGCACTACTCCCTCACCGGCCCGGAGATTTTCGAGCAGACGGGCGGCAAGGTGGACTACTTCGTCTCCGGCCTGGGCACGGGCGGGACGATGAGCGGCGCCGGCAAGTTCCTCAAGGAGAAGATCCCCGGCCTGAAGAACGTGGGCGTGGACCCGGAGGGCTCCGTCTACGAGGGCTACTTCAAGACGGGCAAGCTGACCGAGCCGCACGTCTACAAGGTGGAAGGCATCGGCGAGGACATGCTGTGCGGCGCCATGGACTTCAAGGTCGTGGACGACGTGCGCCAGGTGGATGACCGCCAGTGCTTCGCCGCCGCCCGCCGGCTGGCGCGCGAGGAGGGCATCTTCGCGGGTGGCTCCTCCGGCGCCGCGGTGCACGTGGCCGTGCAGCTGGCGAAGGAAGTGGGCAAGGGGAAGACCATCGTCGTGGTGCTGCCCGACTCCGGCAGCAGCTACATCAGCAAGTTCCACTCGGACGAGTGGATGCGCGACAACGGCTTCGCCGAGGACAAGGGCACGGGCACCGTGCGCGACATCCTGGGCAGCAAGCAGCGCGACGTGAAGACGGCGCGCAAGGGCGACCGGGTGGACCAGGTCGTGGAGACGATGCGCGGCCATGGCATCAGCCAGATGCCCGTCGTCACCGAGGACGGCCGCGCGGTGGGCATGGTGCACGAGTACGATTTGCTCAACGCGCTGGTCGCCGGGAAGGTGAAGTTCGCCGACAGCATCGACGCCATCGTCGCGCCGCTGCAGGGCGCGCTGTCGCTGGACACGAGCATCGCGCGGCTGCGCGAGGTGTTCGCCCAGGACAACGTGGCCGTCGTGAAGGACGGCGAGAAGGTGGTCGCCATCGTCACGAAGATCGACCTCATCGACTTCCTGCACCGCACCGCGGCCTGA
- a CDS encoding aminoglycoside phosphotransferase family protein: MELEAALRDQVGQAIGRPVPQAPIKKLKGDASNRSYYRVGAPPESWVVMEMPLDATKKSEEATKGEPPKELPFVNVHRYLEKLGVRVPRILRYDEPAGMMVLEDLSDITFESALEGGKHREALYTRAVDLLAKLRAQAEKHQDPDCLAFTRAFDEDLYDWELHHFREWGLEAWSGKKPTAEERAELDAIFRDIAKQLAAAPRGFTHRDYQSRNIMVKEGELVVIDFQDALQGPRQYDLVALLRDSYVELDRAFVDAMLDRYIATFQQETGERIDPVAFKAFFDLLTVQRKLKDAGRFEFINRVKGNPGFLVSIPASLRYVREAFRHRPELARLQALVAKYVPELAA, translated from the coding sequence ATGGAACTCGAGGCCGCCCTGCGCGACCAGGTGGGACAGGCCATTGGCCGTCCCGTACCCCAGGCTCCCATCAAGAAGCTGAAGGGAGACGCGAGCAACCGCTCGTACTACCGCGTCGGCGCACCCCCGGAGAGCTGGGTGGTGATGGAGATGCCGCTGGACGCGACGAAGAAGAGCGAGGAGGCCACCAAGGGTGAGCCGCCCAAGGAGCTGCCCTTCGTCAACGTGCACCGCTACCTGGAGAAGCTGGGCGTGCGCGTGCCGCGCATCCTGCGCTACGACGAGCCGGCGGGGATGATGGTGCTCGAGGACCTGAGCGACATCACCTTCGAGTCCGCGCTGGAGGGCGGCAAGCACCGCGAGGCGCTCTACACCCGCGCGGTGGACCTGCTGGCGAAGCTGCGCGCCCAGGCGGAGAAGCACCAGGACCCGGACTGCCTGGCCTTCACGCGCGCGTTCGACGAGGACCTGTACGACTGGGAGCTGCACCACTTCCGCGAGTGGGGCCTGGAGGCGTGGAGCGGCAAGAAGCCCACGGCCGAGGAGCGCGCCGAGCTGGACGCCATCTTCCGCGACATCGCGAAGCAGCTGGCCGCCGCGCCCCGCGGCTTCACGCACCGCGACTACCAGAGCCGCAACATCATGGTGAAGGAGGGCGAGCTGGTGGTCATCGACTTCCAGGACGCGCTCCAGGGCCCGCGCCAGTACGACCTGGTGGCGCTGCTCCGCGACAGCTACGTGGAGTTGGACCGCGCGTTCGTGGACGCGATGCTGGACCGCTACATCGCCACGTTCCAGCAGGAGACGGGCGAGCGCATCGACCCGGTGGCGTTCAAGGCGTTCTTCGACCTGCTCACCGTGCAGCGCAAGCTGAAGGACGCGGGGCGCTTCGAGTTCATCAACCGCGTGAAGGGCAACCCGGGCTTCCTGGTGTCCATCCCGGCGTCGCTGCGCTACGTGCGCGAGGCGTTCCGGCACCGTCCGGAGCTCGCGAGGCTGCAGGCGCTGGTGGCGAAGTACGTTCCGGAGCTGGCCGCCTGA
- a CDS encoding Stp1/IreP family PP2C-type Ser/Thr phosphatase, translating into MRIEVAGSTHVGMKRNHNEDNFLMLPEEHLFIVADGMGGHSSGEIASRIAVDELGEFYKMTSKDQDSTWPFKMDKQRNYDENRLATGIKLANARIYEKASSESKYKGMGTTIVSVHFASDVAYVGHVGDSRVYFFRSGALKQITEDHSLLNDYLKAKKLSPEEVENFPHKNVIVRALGMKENVQVDVSRVEPQPGDVFLLCSDGLSGMVTDAQMQEILGRTPELDKACSQLIDMANAAGGNDNVTCVLARYHPA; encoded by the coding sequence ATGCGCATCGAGGTAGCCGGCAGCACCCACGTCGGGATGAAGCGGAATCACAACGAGGACAACTTCCTCATGCTGCCCGAGGAGCACCTCTTCATCGTCGCGGATGGGATGGGTGGCCACTCCTCTGGAGAGATTGCCAGCCGCATCGCCGTGGACGAGTTGGGTGAGTTCTACAAGATGACGTCCAAGGACCAGGACAGCACCTGGCCCTTCAAGATGGACAAGCAGCGCAACTATGACGAGAACCGGTTGGCCACCGGCATCAAGCTCGCCAACGCGCGCATCTACGAGAAGGCCAGCAGCGAGTCGAAGTACAAGGGCATGGGGACGACCATCGTCAGCGTGCACTTCGCCAGCGACGTGGCCTACGTCGGCCACGTGGGCGACAGCCGCGTGTACTTCTTCCGCTCCGGCGCCCTCAAGCAGATCACCGAGGACCACTCGCTGCTCAACGACTACCTCAAGGCGAAGAAGCTCTCGCCCGAGGAGGTCGAGAACTTCCCGCACAAGAACGTCATCGTGCGCGCGCTGGGCATGAAGGAGAACGTCCAGGTGGATGTCTCCCGCGTGGAGCCCCAGCCGGGCGATGTCTTCCTGCTGTGCTCGGACGGCCTGAGCGGCATGGTCACCGACGCGCAGATGCAGGAGATCCTCGGGCGCACGCCGGAGCTGGACAAGGCGTGCTCCCAGCTCATCGACATGGCCAACGCCGCGGGCGGCAACGACAACGTCACCTGCGTGCTCGCCCGCTACCACCCGGCCTGA